The Pan troglodytes isolate AG18354 chromosome 15, NHGRI_mPanTro3-v2.0_pri, whole genome shotgun sequence genomic sequence tatccctCACTCCATACCAGGAGGAGGTCTCCTCACCCCCTGCGCTCTTCATAAATTCCCATGCTAGGGTCTGGGTAAAGCTGCGAGGTACTTTTGGTGCTCAAATTCGGAGTTCCTCCTTTAGAGGCAAGATTACTCACCTCCTTTGCCAGTTGcactcctcccttccttccagacTGGAAGTATGATTAACTCGGTGGGAACTGACTGCTAAGTGGAGACGGAAATCAGTCACCGAAATGAGCAACAGTCCTCTGctcacttcccccaccccacgccTTTGAAAACTCTTCTCTCGGCTTGGGTCCTGGATATCCCAGTCCAAGTGACCTGCATTAGGCATCACAGTTGTTTTTGGATGCCCAGGGAGCCAGGGTGTTCTTGCGGGGACTGATAGCCAATGAGGAAGTGCTATGAGATGTAGCTAGACATGCCATGTGGCGGCAGCTTCACACATTCATTTCCTTTGCGCCTTTTGGGGATGCCATTTGATTAACATTTTACCAACTTAATTGCTTCTCTCCATTGTCCTGTGGCTCCGCTGACCAGCCCCCAACCTACCTGATCCAACTGCTTCCCTGAGGGTAGCCTGGTGTATTGTGCAATCATGTCTGGTTTCCCGGTCTCTGCTTTCGAAGTAAAAAATGTACTGTGAAAGCTTGGTTAGTTATGTTCAGCTCTGTCACACCTCATTGCCACCTCTGAAAGCAACGTTTGGTCTTCCCAGATGGATGTGAGAGAACTGGACTTGGAACTGGGAGAAAAGTAACACGGGTTGATTCTTGCTAGTGTAGGGGTTCTGGGTAAGTGCCCTGAGGTTTCTGAAGAGCAAAGATCCTCGGTGGAGAGAAAGGAAactgggaggaggcagggagggggaaggaCAGGAAGAAGACCACAGGCAGGTGGAAAGCAGGAGAAAGGTTCAAATACTTTGTGTAACAGAGCCATAGGTCTTTGGAAGTTGTTAGCAAGTATTCAATTCATTTTCAGATTGAGCCTATAAGGTAGATGGAGCCAATTTACATCCCTTGTTTATacctgagaaaataatttaaagcacAAATTACATGCCTAAAAAGACAATATTGGGACTAGAATCTAGGTCGAATTCTGCTTCCCTCCAGACCAGCAATTCCTAAacctggttttattttattttatttttatttatttattttggagtcggagtctcgctctgtctcccaggctggagttcagtggagcgatcttggctcactgcaacctctgcctcccgggttcacaccattctcctgcctcagcctcccgtgtagctaggactacaggcgcccgccaccacgcccggctaatttttttttttttttttttttttttggtatttttagtagagacggggtttcatcatgttaaccaggatggtctcgatctcctgacctcgtgatccgcccacctcggcctcccaaagtgctgggattacaggcatgagccaccgtgcccagcccctaaacctggttttaaaatcaaaattacatgAGCTTCAGAAtctgttttttgtgggtttttttgtgtgtgtgtgtgtgtgttttgttttttttttttgttttttttttttttttatatatagggtctcactctgtcaccaggctggagtgccagaaTCTGTTTTTCTAACAAGCTTCTGCTGAGAATTTGTGTAGTCAGTCCTGGTTTAACCTTTGACAACCAGTACTGTGGACTGGGTCTGCTTTTTTGTACAGCAGTTTATCTAGTTTTTTGTCTGGAATTAACCCCCTTGTGATCCAGGGAGCTAAGAATGGCACGTAGACCTCTACCAGGGGTGGTCCCATTGTGTTTTATtggttaaaacaaaaaagaaatgtagccCTTAAGTCTTTGGCTGAGGAAGGAACTGGACGGATGAGGGTTCAAAAGGAAATTTGAGTTTATCTCTGCCTTCATAGTAGTTGGTCTTAATTACATTTTGAATGTCTTTGGGGAATAGGTAAGGTAATAAGGGGGATTTTACTAGGTGGGCATCACCCTCAGGAAGGGCTTAATCCCATTTTGAGTACTCTTCTTGGGCTCTCTCCTGGCCAAGCCCTTTTACCCTCCCTAATTTGATTATTTCCTTGCACTTCCCTGTAGACTCTGGCCCCTTCCTCTCTAAACCTTTGTCATAAGGATAAGTATGCAGCTTGCCAGTGTTCAGTGGATCCAACACTGGAGTTGGGTCTGTTAGTAGAAACAGGCTTTATTAACTTTTGCCAGGCTCTAGAATGGAGGTAGTTTCATATCAGACTTGTAGTGGGCTTGATTCAGAAAGAAGGGTGGCTGAGTAGATGGGAGAGCATAGTATGGCCTTTCCCTCTGTGCCAGCTTCTCCGTCCCTGCTGCCTCAGTATACCTGCCAGCCTTTTTGCACCGAAGGTCATTTGTCTGTGATGCCCTTGGAATGGGAGCAGAATTCACCTTGATATTTTTTCTCCCCCAGATACACATATGAAGATTATAAGAACACTGCAGAATGGCTTCTGTCTCACACTAAGCACCGACCTCAAGTTGCAATAATCTGTGGTTCTGGATTAGGAGGTCTGACTGATAAATTAACTCAGGCCCAGATCTTTGACTACAGTGAAATCCCCAACTTTCCCCGAAGTACAGGTACTGGCAAGCGAAAGTGGGGAATGGGACTGAGGGATGTTCTTGGAATTCTGTGGAACACAACCAAGGAGGCCAATGTTTCTACTCCTTGACCTAGCATTTCACTGAAGACAAATGTTGTAAGAGAGGAGAAAAGCCCACCATGAGTCAGAGTGACTTTAGGAGATTCCTCTAGCAGACATCTCATAAGAGACAGGGCATGTGTGTGTCAGTGGACTGAGGCTAAGACTCAGAAGAGGGCCAGGTGACAGGGGCCAAGTAAAGGGCAAGGGTTGTTTACTTGGTTTACGTAATTTCTCAAATAACAAACTTCTGTtggtttatttattaatttttaagatttctatCTTCTTTTCCCTGGagagttaagaatttttttttaagacctgtCAGCAGGAAAAGACCTttaatagctatttttttaaactctttgaCACAAGACTGGGAGAGCAGAGGGAGAAGGTGAGGGAAATATTAACAGAGGGTGTGTGAAGGGCATACTTCTCTAAGGGAGATAGTAGTGACGCTGGCTCCACTGGCCACTCCTACCCCCAGTGAGAAGGGCACTGCATTAAATGATAAGTGGGTTCGTTTTTTTAAGCTTAtcaacatgtttattttttatactccACTTGGGTTTCCTTTGTCAACtttattactgtttttgttttgttttgttcttttgcataAGCTCCTCTATCTTTGAGAATTTCTCAGCTCTTCCTCTTGGTTCTGGTCCCTCTCCCATTCCCTAAGGGATAGGTTGGCCGTCTATTAGAAGAGACTGCCAGATAAGAGAAATGGTAATAATGGCTGTTATGTCTGTGGGGAGTTATCTTTGCACTCCCACGCACCCCGCCATGGGCATGTGTTCCCATAGGACTGTTCCGTGGGTCATAAGGAAAGAGACTTGCATGCGTTCAAATTCTTTCCCCCTTGTTCAGTAGCCTCTTCTTTAAGAAGCCAGAGTAAGTATACTATGAGCTTGCTTGCTGGACTGAGGAGGCAGGTAATTAAGTTAGGGCAATAGATAAGAATACATGTTTTGAGAACTTTGAAAAATTTGAAGAGGTCTGTAATTACTGCATTCACTGTACTcactttattttgaaacagagtctcgctctgtcacccaggctcgagtgtagtgttgtgatctcggctcactgcaacctccacctcccaagttcaagagattctcccacctcagcctcccgagtagctgggattacaggcgtgcaccaccacacctggctaatttttgtatttttagtagagatgaggtttcaccatgttggccagggtggtcttgaactcctggcctcttgatccgcctgtcttgggctcccaaagtgctgggactacaggtgtgaggcaccgcacctggcctatttttaattttaatttttatagatttacaGGGGTACAATGCAGTTTTGTTATATGGATATACTGCATGGTGGTGAAGTCTGTgctttagtgtaaccatcacctgagcagtgaaCATTGTACTTcttaggtaatttctcatccctcatccCCATCCCACTTTCTCACCTTTccgagtccccagtgtctattatttcactCTGTAGGTCCATATGTACACATTtggttcccacttataagtgagaacatgtagtatttaatCTTCAATTTCTGAGTATCTACtttttttgctcactttttacTCTCTGGCAGTATGGCTTGTATTATcttgaaatttctttaaaaagcccttccttctttgtGTGTTCATGCTGAACATGCTGAACACACCCCATATCTCTAATCTCGGGTTGTATTTGTATAATTATGAGTAATGCCTGGCTCTCTCACCAGACTTAAACTTTCTGAAAGCAGAGATAATAATGAGTCTTTTACTTAATTACAACCTAACATTTTGAGCAGAGCGAGTAActcacagtaggtgctcaatggaTATGTGTTGCATGAAAATATAATCccattcatttctctttctgttttgtaTACAGTGCCAGGTCATGCTGGCCGACTGGTGTTTGGATTCCTGAATGGCAGGGCCTGTGTGATGATGCAGGGCAGGTTCCACATGTATGAAGGGTACCCACTCTGGAAGGTAAGTCAGGGGGATAGGCCCGGTTGGatctggaagaggcaggagagaacTATCTAGCCTCTTTCGCTACCTAGCTATCTGGGCTAGGGGGATTTTTGgtcctctccttccttttctttcacgATGTATGTCATGCATTTCAGTGTAGCTGAATTAAtgaaattttgtaaatttttttctgatcttttgCTTCGAAGGTGACATTCCCAGTGAGGgttttccacctcctgggtgtgGACACCCTGGTAGTCACCAATGCAGCAGGAGGGCTGAACCCCAAGTTTGAGGTTGGAGATATCATGCTGATCCGTGACCATATCAACCTACCTGGTTTCAGTGGTCAGAACCCTCTCAGAGGGCCCAATGATGAAAGGTATGTATGTTACTCCGTTTTTTTTAGGTGGGTAGGATTTAAAGACTTCTCTAGGAGCTGtgggagaattttttaaattccgTTTATGTGAGATAATTCAACCTGTGTCCTAGGTTTGGAGATCGTTTCCCTGCCATGTCTGATGCCTACGACCGGACTATGAGGCAGAGGGCTCTCAGTACCTGGAAACAAATGGGGGAGCAACGTGAGCTACAGGAAGGCACCTATGTGATGGTGGCAGGCCCCAGCTTTGAGACTGTGGCAGAATGTCGTGTGCTGCAGAAGCTGGGAGCAGACGCTGTTGGTGAGAAAGGGAATTTGGCTGGAAGCTTGAAGAGGAAGGGGTTTAGCAaaatgggaaggggaaggagtAGGAAATAACAGGCCTCATTGGACTGAGAGGATCTGATTTCAGGGAAGGGTGAATTAAACTGACTTATTGAAATACAAACTGGTGAGATTTGGTGTAGCATCAAATCTCCCTACGAAGCACCAAGGGGTTAACAGCTGCAGTGCTAATGAATGATCTATCCATGATTTGATgactgttttttgagacggaatgtcgctgtgttgcccaggctggagtgcagtggcgtgatctcggctcactgcaacctccgcctcccgggttcaagcaattctcatgccttagccttccgagtagctgggattacagatgtgtgccaccacgcccggttaatttttgtatttttagtagagacaaggtttcaccatgttggccaggctggtccttgAACTcgcgacctcaggtaatccgcccatcttggcctcctaaagtgctggcattacaggcacgacgcactgtgcctggccaatttgatGACTGTTTCTAAGAATTCTAAAAAATTCACTATAGCCACCTTCTGTACCTCTAGCTGGAAGATGGAACTCTATCATTAGGATTGAGTTCAAAATTGCCACAAATATAGAAATGAAGGATTGTATTGGtaattttaagaaatgtgtatttattttaggcAATACAGAAGATAATTTAGCTGCTTCTTTGGATTTGTTTTAGgtggggccttgctctgttgccaaggttggagtgcagtggcaccatctctagCTCACTACAGTTCTGactgcctgggctcaaacaatcctcccacctcagcctcctgagtaacggGGACCACAGGCgtacactaccacacctggctaattttatttattttttgagccgaggtctctttatgttgcccaggctggtctcaaactcccgggctcaagacatcccccttccttggcctcccaatgtactgggattacaggtgtgaaccactgcacccggccatcttTGGatgttttttgagatttttaattCTTGTTGAAAGTGAGGCTAAAGGGCAAGGAAAAGAGTTATTTGAGGA encodes the following:
- the PNP gene encoding purine nucleoside phosphorylase yields the protein MENGYTYEDYKNTAEWLLSHTKHRPQVAIICGSGLGGLTDKLTQAQIFDYSEIPNFPRSTVPGHAGRLVFGFLNGRACVMMQGRFHMYEGYPLWKVTFPVRVFHLLGVDTLVVTNAAGGLNPKFEVGDIMLIRDHINLPGFSGQNPLRGPNDERFGDRFPAMSDAYDRTMRQRALSTWKQMGEQRELQEGTYVMVAGPSFETVAECRVLQKLGADAVGMSTVPEVIVARHCGLRVFGFSLITNKVIMDYESLEKANHEEVLAAGKQAAQKLEQFVSVLMASIPLPDKAS